The Methanocaldococcus jannaschii DSM 2661 genome has a segment encoding these proteins:
- a CDS encoding peptidase U32 family protein: MFSISHPGDFESLKIIVNEINKLRKINKKLKKESFEVYVGFPEFVGTGRATLYKPNFEDLAKQVNYAKKHNVRFEVVINASCIGGMHLTPKGISYINWIFSQLKNIGVDSVALSDPYLVDLAKNNGLEVNVSCIALVDSLDKALFWDEKEVYAITLDSSINRHFDIIQEIRENVSCKLKILVNEACLYKCPMRIQHFNFFSHANAQNIPALDDYYYNKCINLRIKKKELIIKSPFIRPEDLKYYKGLVDIFKISGRSHPIGWIKRVINAYLNERWDGNLMELLDCPRELEHFYYLDNRALDGAIEYWKSCNKLCSKCNFCKELAEKALKVKY, translated from the coding sequence TTGTTCTCTATCTCACATCCCGGAGACTTTGAATCTTTAAAAATCATTGTAAATGAGATTAACAAACTTAGAAAGATAAATAAAAAGCTTAAAAAGGAGAGTTTTGAAGTCTATGTAGGCTTTCCAGAGTTTGTAGGAACTGGAAGAGCAACCCTCTATAAACCAAATTTTGAAGACTTGGCTAAACAAGTTAATTATGCCAAAAAACATAACGTTAGGTTTGAGGTTGTTATAAACGCATCTTGCATTGGTGGAATGCACTTAACACCAAAAGGCATTAGCTATATAAACTGGATATTCAGCCAACTAAAAAACATTGGTGTTGATAGTGTTGCCCTATCAGACCCTTATTTGGTAGATTTAGCTAAAAATAATGGATTAGAGGTTAATGTCTCATGCATAGCCTTAGTGGATAGCTTAGATAAAGCCCTGTTTTGGGATGAGAAGGAAGTTTATGCTATAACCTTAGATAGTTCAATAAATAGACACTTTGATATAATCCAAGAGATTAGGGAGAATGTTAGCTGTAAGCTAAAGATTTTAGTTAATGAAGCTTGTCTATACAAATGTCCCATGAGAATACAGCATTTTAATTTCTTCTCACATGCAAACGCCCAGAATATCCCAGCGTTGGATGATTACTATTACAACAAATGCATAAACCTAAGAATTAAAAAGAAAGAGCTAATAATAAAAAGCCCCTTCATAAGACCAGAGGATTTGAAATATTATAAAGGTTTAGTTGATATATTTAAGATATCTGGAAGGAGCCATCCAATTGGCTGGATAAAGAGAGTTATAAATGCTTATCTAAATGAAAGGTGGGATGGTAATTTGATGGAGTTGTTGGACTGCCCAAGAGAGTTGGAGCATTTCTATTATTTGGACAATAGGGCATTAGATGGAGCTATTGAGTATTGGAAATCATGCAATAAATTATGTAGCAAATGCAACTTTTGTAAGGAATTGGCAGAGAAGGCTTTAAAGGTGAAATATTGA
- a CDS encoding ABC transporter ATP-binding protein, whose translation MITVKVKNLTKKYGDFKALDKVSFEAKKGEILGIVGKSGAGKSTLIRILRGSLDYDEGEVEILGRKDNFKEITAIHLQRNFALWAEPVINNIIRKLYAIRNNADEQLPLEEEWEEYEKTAIEILKLVGLEHKKDAFANILSGGEKQRLILGRQIAKIYEKGEGVLLLDEPATMACPASKQKLLDVIKNIRDKLGITVIITSHLPEIHRYLCDRLILLENGKVKMDGDVEEVLNEFLKKMKPPYKRTPNIKDNAIIQVRNVSKRYYVVHGGETLNLRNVSFDVKEGEILSIIGPSGVGKTVIMRLMAGLELPDEGKIIVDGIDITNYGWERIELRKRIGIMHQEFSLPYYQTVENLLKYRLGLKGEKAIAHAKAKAEELGLSPKIVDALYQLIDVPESERISKLQKMGLTEDIIYKLFPPVVESFEPEEILEALDLGKDILKKKVIELSGGQKVRVAMALQLITKPKILFLDEPFGDLDPITLRDVANYLKIINERFGTTIVLVSHCVEFIKEISDRAILLDENRLVMEGNPEEVCEEFIRRSNARFMKEELKCKN comes from the coding sequence ATGATTACAGTTAAAGTAAAAAATCTAACAAAAAAATACGGAGATTTTAAAGCGTTAGATAAGGTTTCATTTGAAGCTAAGAAAGGAGAAATCTTAGGAATTGTTGGAAAAAGTGGAGCTGGGAAATCAACATTAATAAGAATTTTAAGAGGAAGTTTAGATTATGATGAGGGAGAGGTTGAGATTTTAGGTAGAAAAGACAACTTTAAAGAGATTACAGCTATACACTTGCAAAGAAACTTCGCACTATGGGCAGAGCCAGTTATAAACAACATAATTAGAAAGCTTTATGCAATAAGAAACAATGCTGATGAACAACTTCCACTGGAAGAAGAATGGGAGGAGTATGAAAAAACAGCTATAGAAATTTTAAAATTAGTTGGTTTAGAACATAAAAAAGATGCCTTTGCAAATATACTGAGTGGAGGAGAAAAACAAAGGCTAATCTTAGGAAGACAGATAGCTAAAATCTATGAAAAAGGAGAGGGAGTCTTATTATTAGATGAACCAGCAACAATGGCATGCCCAGCATCAAAACAAAAGTTATTGGATGTGATTAAAAACATCAGAGACAAGTTAGGAATAACAGTTATAATAACCTCCCATTTACCAGAAATCCACAGATACCTTTGCGATAGGTTAATTCTATTAGAAAATGGAAAAGTAAAAATGGATGGAGATGTTGAAGAAGTTTTAAATGAATTCTTAAAGAAGATGAAACCCCCATACAAAAGAACACCTAATATAAAAGATAACGCAATAATACAAGTTAGAAATGTTTCTAAAAGATATTACGTTGTGCATGGGGGAGAAACATTAAACTTAAGAAACGTCTCATTCGATGTTAAAGAGGGAGAAATTCTATCAATTATTGGGCCAAGTGGTGTTGGGAAAACTGTAATTATGAGATTAATGGCTGGTTTAGAGTTACCAGATGAAGGAAAAATTATAGTTGATGGTATTGATATAACTAACTATGGATGGGAGAGAATAGAGCTTAGAAAGAGAATTGGAATTATGCATCAAGAGTTCTCCCTCCCATATTACCAAACAGTTGAAAATCTATTAAAGTATAGATTAGGACTTAAAGGAGAGAAAGCTATTGCCCATGCAAAGGCAAAGGCTGAAGAACTTGGATTATCTCCAAAGATTGTTGATGCACTCTACCAATTAATAGACGTCCCAGAATCTGAGAGAATTTCAAAGCTTCAAAAGATGGGATTGACAGAGGATATAATCTATAAACTCTTCCCACCAGTAGTTGAGAGCTTTGAACCAGAAGAAATCTTAGAGGCTTTAGATTTAGGAAAAGATATTTTAAAGAAAAAAGTTATCGAACTAAGTGGAGGGCAGAAAGTTAGAGTAGCTATGGCTTTACAGCTGATAACAAAACCAAAAATCTTGTTCTTGGATGAGCCGTTTGGAGACTTAGACCCAATAACTTTAAGAGATGTTGCCAACTACCTAAAGATAATCAATGAGAGATTTGGAACTACAATAGTTTTAGTTTCACACTGTGTAGAGTTTATTAAGGAGATTAGTGATAGGGCTATACTCTTAGATGAGAACAGATTAGTTATGGAAGGGAATCCAGAAGAAGTTTGTGAAGAGTTTATAAGAAGAAGTAACGCAAGGTTTATGAAGGAAGAATTGAAATGCAAAAATTAA
- the hpt gene encoding hypoxanthine/guanine phosphoribosyltransferase, translating into MLLEETLKSCPIVKRGEYHYFIHPISDGVPVVEPKLLREVATRIIKIGDFEGATKLVTAEAMGIPLVTTLSLYTDIPYVIMRKREYKLPGEIPVFQSTGYSKGQLYLNGIEKGDKVVIIDDVISTGGTMIAIIDALKRAGAEIKDIICVIERGEGKKIVEEKTGYKIKTLVKIDVVDGKVVIL; encoded by the coding sequence TTGTTATTAGAAGAAACATTAAAATCATGCCCAATTGTTAAAAGAGGGGAGTATCATTACTTTATTCATCCAATAAGTGACGGAGTTCCAGTTGTTGAGCCAAAGTTATTGAGAGAGGTAGCAACAAGAATAATAAAGATAGGAGACTTTGAAGGAGCTACCAAATTAGTTACAGCTGAAGCAATGGGTATTCCTTTGGTAACTACCCTCTCTTTATACACAGATATACCTTACGTGATTATGAGGAAAAGAGAATATAAATTACCAGGAGAGATTCCTGTCTTTCAATCTACTGGATATAGCAAAGGGCAACTCTATCTAAACGGAATAGAGAAGGGAGATAAAGTTGTTATTATAGATGATGTCATCTCAACTGGGGGAACAATGATTGCAATAATAGATGCTTTAAAAAGGGCTGGAGCAGAGATAAAAGACATTATTTGCGTTATTGAAAGAGGAGAAGGGAAAAAGATAGTTGAAGAAAAAACCGGATATAAGATAAAAACCTTGGTTAAAATTGATGTTGTAGATGGAAAGGTTGTTATTTTATAA
- the pdxT gene encoding pyridoxal 5'-phosphate synthase glutaminase subunit PdxT: MIIGVLAIQGDVEEHEEAIKKAGYEAKKVKRVEDLEGIDALIIPGGESTAIGKLMKKYGLLEKIKNSNLPILGTCAGMVLLSKGTGINQILLELMDITVKRNAYGRQVDSFEKEIEFKDLGKVYGVFIRAPVVDKILSDDVEVIARDGDKIVGVKQGKYMALSFHPELSEDGYKVYKYFVENCVKK; the protein is encoded by the coding sequence ATGATTATTGGTGTCTTAGCAATTCAGGGAGATGTTGAAGAGCATGAGGAAGCTATTAAAAAAGCTGGTTATGAGGCAAAGAAAGTTAAAAGAGTAGAGGATTTAGAAGGAATTGATGCCTTAATAATTCCAGGAGGGGAGAGCACAGCTATAGGCAAATTAATGAAAAAGTATGGATTATTAGAAAAAATAAAAAATTCTAATTTGCCAATATTGGGAACTTGTGCTGGAATGGTTTTGTTATCAAAAGGGACTGGAATTAATCAAATTCTACTGGAATTGATGGACATTACAGTTAAAAGAAACGCCTATGGAAGGCAGGTAGATAGCTTTGAAAAAGAAATTGAATTTAAAGATTTAGGAAAGGTTTATGGAGTATTTATAAGAGCCCCAGTGGTTGATAAGATTTTAAGTGATGATGTTGAGGTTATAGCAAGAGATGGAGATAAAATTGTTGGTGTTAAGCAAGGAAAATATATGGCTCTATCATTCCATCCAGAGCTATCTGAAGATGGATATAAGGTTTATAAGTATTTTGTTGAAAACTGTGTTAAAAAATAA
- the sepS gene encoding O-phosphoserine--tRNA ligase, translated as MRFDIKKVLELAEKDFETAWRETRALIKDKHIDNKYPRLKPVYGKPHPVMETIERLRQAYLRMGFEEMINPVIVDEMEIYKQFGPEAMAVLDRCFYLAGLPRPDVGLGNEKVEIIKNLGIDIDEEKKERLREVLHLYKKGAIDGDDLVFEIAKALNVSNEMGLKVLETAFPEFKDLKPESTTLTLRSHMTSGWFITLSSLIKKRKLPLKLFSIDRCFRREQREDRSHLMSYHSASCVVVGEDVSVDDGKVVAEGLLAQFGFTKFKFKPDEKKSKYYTPETQTEVYAYHPKLGEWIEVATFGVYSPIALAKYNIDVPVMNLGLGVERLAMIIYGYEDVRAMVYPQFYEYRLSDRDIAGMIRVDKVPILDEFYNFANELIDICIANKDKESPCSVEVKREFNFNGERRVIKVEIFENEPNKKLLGPSVLNEVYVYDGNIYGIPPTFEGVKEQYIPILKKAKEEGVSTNIRYIDGIIYKLVAKIEEALVSNVDEFKFRVPIVRSLSDINLKIDELALKQIMGENKVIDVRGPVFLNAKVEIK; from the coding sequence ATGAGATTTGATATAAAAAAGGTTTTAGAGTTAGCAGAGAAGGATTTTGAGACGGCATGGAGAGAGACAAGGGCATTAATAAAGGATAAACATATTGACAATAAATATCCAAGATTAAAGCCTGTCTATGGAAAGCCACATCCAGTGATGGAGACGATAGAGAGATTAAGACAAGCTTATCTAAGAATGGGATTTGAAGAGATGATTAATCCAGTTATCGTTGATGAGATGGAGATTTATAAGCAATTTGGACCAGAAGCAATGGCAGTTTTAGATAGATGTTTTTACTTGGCTGGATTACCAAGGCCAGATGTTGGTTTAGGAAATGAGAAGGTTGAGATTATAAAAAATTTGGGCATAGATATAGATGAGGAGAAAAAAGAGAGGTTGAGAGAAGTTTTACATTTATACAAAAAAGGAGCTATAGATGGGGATGATTTAGTCTTTGAGATTGCCAAAGCTTTAAATGTGAGTAATGAAATGGGATTGAAGGTTTTAGAAACTGCATTTCCTGAATTTAAAGATTTGAAGCCAGAATCAACAACTCTAACTTTAAGAAGCCACATGACATCTGGGTGGTTTATAACTCTAAGCAGTTTAATAAAGAAGAGAAAACTGCCTTTAAAGTTATTCTCTATAGATAGATGTTTTAGAAGGGAGCAAAGAGAGGATAGAAGCCATTTAATGAGTTATCACTCTGCATCTTGTGTAGTTGTTGGTGAAGATGTTAGTGTAGATGATGGAAAGGTAGTTGCTGAAGGATTGTTGGCTCAATTTGGATTTACAAAATTTAAGTTTAAGCCAGATGAGAAAAAGAGTAAGTATTATACACCAGAAACTCAAACAGAGGTTTATGCCTATCATCCAAAGTTGGGAGAGTGGATTGAAGTAGCAACCTTTGGAGTTTATTCACCAATTGCATTAGCTAAATATAACATAGATGTGCCAGTTATGAACCTTGGCTTAGGAGTTGAGAGGTTGGCAATGATTATTTACGGCTATGAGGATGTTAGGGCAATGGTTTATCCTCAATTTTATGAATACAGGTTGAGTGATAGAGATATAGCTGGGATGATAAGAGTTGATAAAGTTCCTATATTGGATGAATTCTACAACTTTGCAAATGAGCTTATTGATATATGCATAGCAAATAAAGATAAGGAAAGCCCATGTTCAGTTGAAGTTAAAAGGGAATTCAATTTCAATGGGGAGAGAAGAGTAATTAAAGTAGAAATATTTGAGAATGAACCAAATAAAAAGCTTTTAGGTCCTTCTGTGTTAAATGAGGTTTATGTCTATGATGGAAATATATATGGCATTCCGCCAACGTTTGAAGGGGTTAAAGAACAGTATATCCCAATTTTAAAGAAAGCTAAGGAAGAAGGAGTTTCTACAAACATTAGATACATAGATGGGATTATCTATAAATTAGTAGCTAAGATTGAAGAGGCTTTAGTTTCAAATGTGGATGAATTTAAGTTCAGAGTCCCAATAGTTAGAAGTTTGAGTGACATAAACCTAAAAATTGATGAATTGGCTTTAAAACAGATAATGGGGGAGAATAAGGTTATAGATGTTAGGGGACCAGTTTTCTTAAATGCAAAGGTTGAGATAAAATAG
- a CDS encoding PCI domain-containing protein, with protein MRYVAYKIYPEEFLNNEVVDNALIIEGRKVRRVRILGKVENINVGNIISFYVDGVNVRYFEEKPVYIEEGDIVDVIGRPRTYDGEKYIMAEIIRKRDERWIKLRDLEIKKTRKYLLERAELYEEENEEMSLEEEVYTEILNSDVIKDKILAIIENVGEITYEELAEKINIPEEDLEKYLSELKESGDIFEPRPGVYKVL; from the coding sequence ATGAGATATGTTGCTTATAAAATCTATCCAGAAGAGTTTTTAAATAATGAGGTTGTTGATAACGCCCTAATTATTGAGGGAAGAAAAGTTAGGAGAGTTAGAATTTTAGGAAAAGTTGAGAATATAAACGTTGGAAACATCATATCCTTTTACGTGGATGGAGTTAATGTCAGATACTTTGAAGAAAAGCCAGTGTATATTGAAGAGGGAGACATAGTTGATGTCATTGGCAGACCAAGAACTTATGATGGAGAGAAATATATCATGGCTGAGATTATTAGAAAGAGAGATGAAAGATGGATAAAACTTAGAGATTTAGAAATTAAAAAGACAAGGAAATATTTATTAGAGAGGGCTGAACTTTATGAAGAGGAGAATGAGGAGATGAGTTTAGAGGAGGAAGTATATACTGAAATTTTAAATTCTGATGTCATAAAAGATAAGATTTTGGCTATTATTGAAAATGTTGGTGAAATTACTTATGAAGAACTTGCTGAAAAAATTAACATCCCAGAAGAGGATTTAGAAAAATATTTATCTGAGTTGAAAGAATCAGGAGACATATTCGAACCAAGACCTGGTGTTTATAAGGTATTATAA
- a CDS encoding ATP-binding protein: MEFFDREKEINYLVKVLSFEPNLIYFIYGPINSGKTTLIKHIIENKLDRDKYVVFYINLREHFISKYEDFIEVLFNTYEETFIEKLKKYLLSFINDLPKNIDVKSTILTGIPVPKNTLNEFLSTKNSENVFEYLTKIFEDIKKKGKQPILIIDELQKIGDLKINGFLIYELFNFFIDLTKEKHLCHVLCLSSDSLFIERVYNEGTLKDRCKYYLVDDFDYKTTKAFLKKHNFNDEEIDIVWHYFGGKPIKLVEAIQEKLLGEDVKEFCKKSLRVRKRQLKDLLYSLEDDNKELFERVIKLFENFKNRDEIFYEKISEEIVWTVKKNILFVNIEEGILKPQSKLDLLAIREILDEIKT; encoded by the coding sequence ATGGAATTCTTTGACAGAGAGAAAGAAATCAATTATTTAGTTAAAGTTCTATCTTTTGAGCCTAATTTGATTTATTTTATTTATGGCCCTATAAACAGTGGTAAAACTACATTAATAAAGCATATTATAGAGAATAAGCTTGATAGGGATAAGTATGTTGTTTTTTACATAAACCTTAGAGAGCATTTTATTTCTAAGTATGAGGATTTTATTGAAGTTTTGTTTAATACCTATGAGGAGACATTTATTGAAAAGCTTAAAAAATATCTTTTAAGTTTTATTAATGATTTACCAAAGAATATTGATGTTAAATCAACGATATTAACTGGAATTCCAGTCCCTAAAAATACCTTAAATGAATTTTTATCAACAAAAAATTCTGAAAATGTTTTTGAATATTTAACTAAAATTTTTGAAGATATTAAGAAGAAAGGCAAACAACCAATTCTAATTATAGATGAACTACAAAAAATAGGGGACTTAAAAATAAATGGCTTTTTAATTTATGAGTTGTTTAACTTCTTTATAGATTTAACTAAGGAGAAACATCTATGCCACGTCCTCTGCCTAAGTTCAGATAGTTTATTTATAGAGAGGGTTTATAACGAAGGAACATTAAAAGATAGGTGTAAATACTACTTAGTTGATGACTTTGACTATAAAACAACAAAGGCTTTTTTAAAGAAGCATAACTTTAATGATGAAGAGATAGATATTGTTTGGCACTACTTTGGAGGCAAACCAATAAAGTTGGTTGAGGCAATTCAAGAAAAACTATTAGGAGAGGATGTTAAAGAATTCTGCAAAAAATCTCTTAGAGTTAGAAAGAGGCAGTTAAAGGATTTGCTATATTCCTTGGAGGATGATAATAAAGAGCTATTTGAGAGAGTTATTAAGCTATTTGAAAACTTTAAAAATAGGGATGAGATATTTTATGAAAAGATAAGTGAAGAGATTGTTTGGACTGTTAAGAAAAACATCCTATTTGTGAATATTGAGGAAGGCATCTTAAAGCCTCAAAGTAAATTAGATTTATTAGCAATTAGAGAGATATTAGATGAAATTAAAACATAA
- a CDS encoding molybdenum cofactor guanylyltransferase translates to MVTIIAGIILSGGKGERIGGKKPFRVFNGKYLINYPSDILKSLNIPFVTVFAKNSIDLEMEKEYLTKYKCLISFDLIEGKGPLMGILCGMRVLNAKWFVVLPCDCPYINKEALKKLISNISIAEKNNNLCIIPKHENGYIEPLFALYKRDALSILNKIIMEDKNLSIRYFISYLNPLYIKAEELDESKRIFKNINTIEELMDNE, encoded by the coding sequence GTGGTAACCATCATTGCTGGCATAATTTTATCTGGTGGTAAGGGAGAGAGGATTGGTGGGAAAAAGCCATTCAGAGTTTTTAATGGGAAATATCTAATAAACTATCCATCAGATATTTTAAAAAGTTTAAATATCCCTTTTGTTACAGTCTTTGCAAAAAATTCTATTGATTTAGAGATGGAGAAAGAATATTTAACCAAATATAAATGCTTAATATCCTTTGATTTAATTGAAGGTAAAGGGCCGTTAATGGGTATCTTATGCGGCATGAGAGTTTTAAATGCCAAGTGGTTTGTTGTTCTGCCTTGTGACTGCCCTTATATAAATAAAGAAGCTTTAAAAAAATTAATATCTAATATTAGTATAGCTGAAAAAAACAACAATCTATGTATAATTCCGAAACATGAAAATGGATATATAGAGCCACTCTTTGCTTTATATAAAAGGGATGCGTTATCTATTCTAAATAAAATTATTATGGAGGATAAAAACTTATCGATTAGGTATTTTATCTCATATTTAAATCCTTTATACATAAAAGCTGAAGAATTGGATGAGAGTAAGAGAATTTTCAAAAATATAAATACAATAGAAGAGTTGATGGATAATGAATAA
- a CDS encoding class I SAM-dependent rRNA methyltransferase gives MTTKLYVDFGGYSAIEKGNLIIPRDNILNKEDFDSIEIGEVVDIYSKRGKFLGRGFKNPKEVRIMTLRKEDLDENYIREKIIKANEYRLKLGFKDTYRMVYTQSDWLNGLVIDKYNDIATVQIFNYGIEKMKDVVVETLLDLGIDSIYEKSSGRNRKRAGLPEVEGILAGEKTETIIQEGEAKFKVTFDGQKTGFFLDQRENRLELEKFIKEGDRVLDICCYTGGFSVHAAIRGAEVVGVDLSKKALKLAEENMELNNIPKDRYEFIEGNAFKVMEEFIEDGEKFDVVILDPPAFAQSKKALKSAIKGYHMLNRFGAKLADRLLVTCSCSQPLEPDAFKALVIDACLKAKKWAKIIKYGSQSPDHPITSKGTEYLKCLFLSVEEI, from the coding sequence ATGACTACAAAGCTATATGTTGATTTTGGAGGATATTCTGCTATAGAAAAAGGAAATTTAATCATTCCAAGGGATAATATTTTAAATAAAGAGGACTTTGACAGTATTGAGATTGGAGAAGTTGTTGATATCTACTCAAAGAGAGGAAAATTTTTAGGGAGAGGTTTTAAAAATCCAAAAGAAGTAAGAATAATGACTTTGAGAAAAGAAGATTTGGATGAAAACTACATAAGAGAGAAGATAATTAAAGCAAATGAATATAGACTAAAATTAGGATTTAAAGATACTTATAGAATGGTTTATACTCAGTCAGATTGGTTAAATGGCTTAGTTATTGATAAATACAATGACATAGCTACAGTTCAGATATTTAACTATGGTATTGAGAAGATGAAGGATGTTGTTGTTGAAACTCTTTTAGATTTAGGCATTGACAGCATATATGAAAAAAGTTCTGGAAGGAATAGAAAGAGAGCTGGATTACCAGAAGTAGAAGGAATATTGGCTGGAGAGAAAACAGAAACTATCATTCAAGAGGGAGAGGCAAAATTTAAAGTTACATTTGATGGGCAGAAAACTGGCTTTTTCTTAGACCAGAGAGAAAATAGGTTAGAGCTTGAGAAGTTTATAAAAGAGGGAGATAGGGTTTTGGATATATGTTGTTACACTGGTGGATTTTCAGTTCATGCAGCGATAAGAGGAGCTGAGGTTGTAGGAGTGGATTTATCAAAAAAGGCATTAAAATTGGCAGAAGAAAACATGGAGTTAAACAATATTCCAAAAGATAGATATGAATTTATTGAGGGGAATGCCTTTAAAGTTATGGAGGAGTTTATAGAGGATGGGGAGAAGTTTGATGTTGTTATATTAGACCCTCCAGCTTTTGCTCAATCAAAGAAAGCTTTAAAATCTGCTATAAAAGGATATCACATGCTAAATAGATTTGGAGCTAAATTAGCTGATAGGTTGTTGGTTACATGCTCTTGCTCTCAACCCTTAGAACCAGACGCTTTTAAAGCTTTGGTTATAGACGCTTGCTTAAAGGCAAAAAAATGGGCTAAGATTATAAAGTATGGTTCTCAAAGCCCAGACCATCCAATAACTTCTAAAGGGACTGAGTATCTAAAATGCTTATTTTTAAGTGTAGAAGAAATTTAA
- a CDS encoding fumarylacetoacetate hydrolase family protein encodes MIISFEKLGEKYKIIDLNLNSIKQKIGDSLNIKEIKPTKIICVGLNYIDHAKELNMEIPEYPIIFLKPTSAIIYNEDYIIRPRISKRVDYEVELAIVIGKKCKNIKKDEANDYIMGYTILNDVTARDLQQKDGQWTRAKSFDTFCPIGPRIVKDIDPMNLNIECRVNGEIKQKSNTKNMIFDVYELVEFVASIMTLYPGDIISTGTPPGVGELKAGDVVECEIEGIGILRNYVKDEE; translated from the coding sequence ATGATTATTTCATTTGAGAAATTAGGAGAAAAATATAAAATAATTGATTTAAATTTAAATTCAATAAAGCAAAAGATTGGTGATAGCTTGAATATAAAAGAGATTAAGCCAACAAAAATCATCTGTGTAGGTTTAAACTACATAGACCACGCAAAAGAGCTTAATATGGAAATTCCAGAGTATCCAATAATATTCTTAAAGCCAACTTCAGCAATTATCTATAACGAAGATTACATAATAAGACCAAGAATATCTAAGAGAGTTGATTATGAGGTTGAATTAGCCATAGTTATTGGAAAAAAATGCAAAAATATCAAAAAAGATGAGGCAAATGACTATATAATGGGATATACAATTTTAAATGATGTAACAGCGAGAGATTTACAGCAGAAGGATGGACAATGGACAAGAGCTAAATCATTTGATACATTCTGCCCAATAGGACCGAGAATAGTTAAAGACATAGACCCAATGAACTTAAATATTGAGTGTAGGGTTAATGGAGAAATAAAGCAGAAATCAAACACAAAAAATATGATTTTCGATGTTTATGAATTGGTTGAGTTTGTCGCTTCAATAATGACACTCTATCCTGGAGATATCATTTCCACTGGTACTCCTCCAGGTGTTGGAGAGTTAAAGGCTGGAGATGTTGTGGAGTGTGAGATTGAAGGTATTGGGATTTTAAGAAACTATGTTAAAGATGAAGAATAG
- a CDS encoding DUF5402 family protein, with amino-acid sequence MKDKILKDREEIEKFFIKLLGREIFISEMDIFASRCGCVGIMITVRGLFVDDVEIFKEKILNKLEELAKSYDINADWIFVRVLPGSDDIINIGVREFCNICREEYRFKKPRPDLISLKF; translated from the coding sequence TTGAAAGATAAGATTTTGAAGGATAGGGAAGAGATTGAAAAGTTTTTTATAAAGCTATTGGGTAGAGAGATTTTTATTTCAGAAATGGATATCTTTGCCTCAAGGTGTGGTTGTGTTGGAATTATGATAACTGTTAGGGGGCTTTTTGTTGATGACGTTGAGATATTTAAAGAGAAGATTTTAAATAAGTTGGAGGAGTTGGCTAAAAGTTATGATATAAATGCTGATTGGATATTTGTTAGAGTTCTGCCTGGAAGTGATGACATCATCAATATTGGAGTTAGAGAGTTTTGTAATATTTGCAGAGAGGAATATAGATTTAAGAAGCCAAGGCCAGATTTAATTAGCTTAAAGTTTTAA